From a single Collimonas pratensis genomic region:
- a CDS encoding DUF192 domain-containing protein, with protein MRKIRAAYLAAVTASFAFISTLPAAAQESQPQLPTTPLNIGIHVIKAEVARSEDQREQGLMFRKRMGANEGMVFVFDTPAGICMWMKNTLIPLSVAFIDKKGAILNVEEMKAQTLDSHCAQGAASYALEMNKGWFKEKNIKPGTVIEGLPQ; from the coding sequence ATGAGAAAAATCCGCGCCGCCTACCTGGCAGCAGTCACCGCAAGTTTTGCCTTCATTAGCACCCTGCCAGCCGCAGCGCAGGAAAGCCAGCCGCAACTCCCCACCACTCCCCTGAACATAGGCATCCACGTCATCAAGGCAGAAGTTGCGCGCAGCGAAGACCAGCGCGAACAAGGCCTGATGTTCCGCAAGCGCATGGGCGCCAACGAGGGGATGGTTTTCGTGTTCGACACGCCGGCAGGCATCTGCATGTGGATGAAGAACACGCTGATCCCGCTGTCGGTTGCCTTCATCGACAAGAAAGGCGCGATCCTGAATGTCGAGGAAATGAAAGCGCAGACACTGGATTCGCATTGCGCCCAGGGCGCGGCATCGTATGCGCTGGAAATGAACAAGGGCTGGTTCAAGGAAAAGAACATCAAGCCGGGCACCGTGATCGAAGGTTTGCCACAGTAA
- a CDS encoding pseudouridine synthase: MPLILFNKPLQVMCQFSAHPSRPTLADYIDIPDIYPAGRLDADSEGLLLLTDDGQLQHNISHPALKQPKTYLAQVEGIADAAQLTRLRSGVDLGDFVTLPCQARQVEAPDWLWPRNPPIRERHDKPTSWLALTLTEGKNRQVRRMTAAVGLPTLRLVRVAIGQVSLQSHPLWPGEAMEIDPGELSRLKT; this comes from the coding sequence ATGCCCCTCATCCTATTCAATAAGCCGCTCCAAGTCATGTGCCAGTTCTCGGCGCATCCCAGCCGTCCCACCCTCGCCGACTATATCGATATCCCCGATATTTACCCCGCCGGGCGCCTCGATGCAGACAGCGAGGGCCTGCTTTTGCTGACCGACGACGGCCAACTGCAACATAATATTAGTCATCCCGCGCTGAAACAGCCAAAGACTTATCTGGCGCAGGTCGAAGGCATCGCCGATGCTGCGCAGCTGACGCGCTTGCGCAGCGGCGTCGACCTTGGGGATTTTGTCACCCTGCCTTGCCAGGCTCGCCAAGTGGAGGCGCCGGATTGGCTGTGGCCACGCAATCCGCCGATCCGCGAGCGTCATGACAAGCCAACCAGCTGGCTGGCGCTGACCCTGACCGAAGGAAAAAACCGCCAGGTGCGGCGCATGACGGCGGCGGTCGGCTTGCCGACCCTGCGCCTGGTGCGGGTAGCAATCGGCCAGGTGTCGCTGCAGAGTCATCCGCTGTGGCCGGGCGAGGCGATGGAAATCGATCCGGGCGAACTGAGCCGCTTGAAAACCTAG